Proteins encoded within one genomic window of uncultured Draconibacterium sp.:
- a CDS encoding DUF2797 domain-containing protein has protein sequence MQYEGNIRKMITELNAPVKYTLPIGDEKIDMNALIGKEISMKFDGQINCVSCGKKTKTSFSQGFCYNCLQTAPEASESIIRPELSKAHFGIARDIEWAEKHDLIDHFVYLAVSSALKVGVTREHQIPTRWIDQGASYAIKIAKTPNRHIAGVIEVFLKDHFTDKTNWRSMLKNEVLKDFDLADEKERIANMLPLELQKYMDTENEVTEINYPVEQFPVKIKSIGFDKLPEVTGTLAGIKGQYLIFDDSRVLNIRKHNGYFLRVAM, from the coding sequence ATGCAATACGAAGGCAACATACGAAAAATGATTACCGAGCTTAATGCGCCGGTAAAATATACACTACCCATTGGCGACGAAAAAATTGATATGAATGCGCTGATCGGGAAAGAAATCTCGATGAAATTTGACGGGCAGATTAATTGTGTGTCGTGTGGAAAGAAAACGAAAACATCGTTTAGCCAGGGATTTTGTTACAACTGTCTTCAAACCGCTCCCGAGGCAAGCGAATCGATTATTCGTCCCGAGTTGTCGAAAGCACATTTTGGAATTGCACGCGATATTGAGTGGGCCGAAAAACATGATCTGATCGACCATTTTGTGTACCTGGCCGTGTCGAGTGCATTAAAAGTTGGTGTTACCCGCGAGCATCAAATTCCTACGCGTTGGATCGATCAGGGAGCTAGTTATGCCATTAAAATTGCAAAAACTCCAAACCGCCATATTGCCGGAGTTATTGAGGTGTTTCTAAAAGATCATTTTACCGATAAAACCAACTGGCGGTCGATGCTGAAAAACGAAGTCTTAAAAGATTTTGATCTGGCAGACGAAAAAGAACGTATTGCCAATATGCTACCGTTGGAATTGCAGAAATACATGGATACGGAAAATGAGGTTACCGAAATAAATTATCCGGTTGAGCAGTTTCCTGTGAAAATTAAAAGTATTGGTTTTGATAAACTCCCTGAAGTTACGGGAACACTGGCCGGCATAAAAGGGCAGTATTTAATTTTCGACGATAGCCGGGTTTTAAATATCAGAAAACACAATGGTTATTTTTTGCGGGTAGCAATGTAG
- a CDS encoding M28 family peptidase translates to MMRVTIFCMLLWAAFTVNGFAQQSDNDLRLKTFHSISSNELMEFAAELSSDKYEGRLSGTPEYLEVAKWCASKFEEWGVQPANNGSYFQYFPNEYSEVNSLGSVVYFNGDEKTYLDFPEDYLPGSNSASGTVQAELVYVGHGITAPELGYDDYKNVDVKGKIIILESGTPYTKNDETLAKWTPYAYHRYKFRNAVKHGAAGMIYASKLANPNTVNLEGFVYAHVDTKVVTQIMADAGKDYKQIREQLKNMKTPSFALPAEQKVFIRAETKYFPDAQACNVVGMIEGSDPELKDEVVIIGGHLDGQGKMGDVVFSSALDNASGVSDILGAAKALATSEVKPKRSVLFILLGGEECGLYGSKYYCENPLFPVEKTKMMINLDMVGNGTGFFVSGGKTHSALFSHFEDANNDYIHREMGASAVTKNYGRPRSDASNFENVGIKTFGLWTRNSVYPVHYHMPADKTNVLTPEIMEDAAKLLYLGVLGVVNDTKL, encoded by the coding sequence ATGATGAGAGTAACAATTTTTTGCATGCTGTTATGGGCAGCATTTACAGTAAATGGATTTGCACAGCAGAGTGATAATGATTTGCGTTTAAAAACTTTTCACTCTATTTCGAGCAACGAGTTAATGGAGTTTGCAGCCGAACTAAGTTCTGATAAATACGAGGGACGTTTGTCGGGCACTCCGGAATATTTGGAAGTGGCCAAATGGTGTGCTTCAAAGTTCGAAGAGTGGGGTGTTCAGCCGGCAAACAACGGTAGTTATTTTCAGTATTTTCCGAATGAATATTCTGAAGTAAACTCGCTGGGATCGGTAGTTTATTTTAACGGCGATGAAAAAACATACCTCGATTTCCCGGAAGATTATTTACCGGGTTCCAACTCGGCAAGTGGCACCGTTCAGGCCGAACTGGTTTATGTTGGCCATGGGATTACTGCCCCGGAACTAGGTTACGACGATTACAAAAACGTAGATGTTAAAGGGAAAATAATTATTCTCGAAAGTGGAACTCCCTACACCAAAAACGATGAAACACTGGCAAAATGGACACCTTACGCTTATCATCGGTATAAATTCAGGAATGCGGTAAAACACGGTGCTGCCGGAATGATTTATGCCAGCAAACTGGCCAATCCGAATACTGTAAATCTCGAAGGTTTTGTATATGCGCACGTCGATACAAAAGTAGTGACGCAAATTATGGCCGACGCCGGAAAAGATTACAAGCAGATTCGGGAGCAGTTAAAAAATATGAAAACACCATCGTTTGCATTACCGGCAGAACAAAAAGTGTTTATCCGCGCCGAAACAAAATATTTCCCCGATGCGCAGGCTTGCAATGTGGTTGGAATGATCGAAGGTTCCGATCCGGAACTGAAAGATGAAGTAGTAATTATTGGTGGCCATCTGGACGGGCAGGGGAAAATGGGTGATGTTGTTTTCTCCAGTGCACTCGATAATGCATCGGGAGTCAGCGATATTCTGGGTGCCGCAAAAGCTTTGGCAACATCAGAAGTTAAACCTAAACGTTCGGTACTTTTTATACTTCTCGGTGGCGAGGAGTGTGGTTTGTATGGTTCGAAATATTACTGCGAAAATCCGCTGTTCCCGGTGGAGAAAACCAAAATGATGATCAACCTGGATATGGTTGGAAACGGAACCGGCTTTTTTGTGTCGGGAGGGAAAACGCACTCGGCATTGTTCAGTCATTTCGAGGATGCCAATAATGACTACATCCACCGCGAAATGGGAGCTTCAGCAGTTACCAAAAATTACGGACGGCCGCGTTCTGATGCTTCGAATTTCGAGAATGTAGGTATAAAAACATTTGGACTTTGGACCCGCAACTCGGTGTATCCGGTGCACTATCACATGCCTGCCGATAAAACAAATGTGTTAACTCCAGAAATTATGGAAGACGCCGCAAAACTGCTTTATCTGGGCGTTTTGGGCGTGGTAAACGATACTAAACTTTAG